In Klebsiella aerogenes, the DNA window ACGAAATCTGGCGCACCAGTCAGACCGTTAGCCAGATTTGCAATATGCCGATCCCGGCCAACAAAGCCATCGTCGGCACTGGCGCTTTCGCCCACTCCTCCGGTATCCACCAGGACGGCGTGCTGAAGAACCGCGAAAACTACGAAATCATGACCCCGGAGTCCATTGGTCTGAACCAGGTACAGCTGAACCTGACTTCACGTTCCGGACGTGCGGCGGTGAAACACCGTATGGAAGAGATGGGCTACAAAGAGAGCGATTACAACCTGGATCATCTGTACGACGCATTCCTGAAACTGGCCGATAAAAAAGGCCAGGTCTTCGATTACGATCTGGAAGCGCTGGCGTTTATCAATAAGCAGCAGGAAGAGCCAGAGCATTTCCGCCTGGATTACTTTAACGTCCAGTCTGGCTCCAGCGATATCGCCACCGCCTCTATCAAGCTGGCATGCGGCGATGAAGTGAAAACCGAAGCCGCTAACGGCAACGGCCCGGTTGATGCTATCTACCAGGCAATTAACCGCGTGACCGACTACAACATCGACTTAGTGAAATACGGCTTAAGCGCCAAAGGCCACGGTAAAGATGCGCTGGGCCAGGTCGATATCGTCGTTGAATATAACGGCCGCCGCTTCCATGGCGTCGGTCTGGCGACCGACATCGTTGAATCCTCCGCCAAAGCGATGGTGCACGTGCTGAACAACATCTGGCGCGCCGCCGAAGTTGAAAAAGAATTGCAACGCCAGGCTCAGAATAAAGAAAACAATAAGGAAACCGTGTAATGTCGAAGAATTACCATATTGCCGTTTTGCCGGGTGATGGTATTGGCCCGGAAGTGATGAACCAGGCGATGAAAGTACTGGAAGCCGTACGTAACCGTTTCTCTATGCGTATCACCACCAGCCAGTATGACGTCGGCGGCATCGCCATCGACCGTCAGGGCACCCCGTTGCCGAAAGCCACCGTCGAAGGCTGCGAACAGGCTGACGCGATTCTGTTCGGCTCCGTCGGCGGCCCAAAATGGGAACATCTGCCGCCGGCCGAGCAACCGGAACGCGGCGCGCTGCTGCCGCTGCGTAAGCACTTCAAATTATTCAGCAACCTGCGCCCGGCCAAACTGTATCCGGGTCTGGAAGAATTCTGCCCGCTGCGCGCCGATATCGCCGCCAACGGCTTCGACATTCTGTGCGTTCGCGAACTGACCGGCGGCATCTACTTCGGTCAGCCAAAAGGCCGCGAAGGCAGCGGTCAGCACGAAAAAGCGTTCGACACCGAGGTGTACCATCGCTTTGAAATCGAACGCATCGCGCGTATCGCTTTTGAATCCGCGCGTAAACGCCGCCATAAAGTAACCTCTATCGATAAAGCCAACGTATTGCAGTCGTCTATTCTGTGGCGCGAAATCGTCAGCGAAATCGGCAAAGAGTATCCGGACGTTGAGCTGGCGCATATGTATATCGATAACGCGACGATGCAGCTGATTAAAGACCCGTCCCAGTTCGACGTGCTGCTGTGCTCCAACCTGTTTGGCGACATCCTGTCAGACGAATGCGCCATGATCACTGGTTCGATGGGCATGCTGCCCTCCGCTAGCCTCAATGAACAAGGTTTTGGCCTGTATGAACCGGCTGGCGGCTCTGCGCCGGACATCGCCGGCAAAAATATCGCCAACCCCATTGCGCAAATCCTGTCGCTGGCGCTGCTGTTGCGCTACAGCTTCGATGCTGACGACGCGGCGAGCGCCATTGAACACGCTATCAACCGCGTTTTAGAAGAAGGCATCCGCACCGGCGACTTAGCGCGCGGCGCGGCGGCGGTCGGTACTGATGAAATGGGCGATATCATTGCCCGCTATGTCGCTGAAGGGGTGTAATCATGGCGAAAACGTTATACGAAAAATTGTTTGATGCGCATGTGGTATATGAAGCGCAAAACGAAACCCCGTTGCTGTACATCGACCGCCATCTGGTGCACGAAGTGACTTCGCCGCAAGCCTTTGACGGCCTGCGCGCGCATGGTCGCCCGGTGCGCCAGCCGGGTAAAACCTTCGCCACCATGGATCACAACGTTTCTACGCAGACCAAAGATATCAATGCGTCCGG includes these proteins:
- the leuB gene encoding 3-isopropylmalate dehydrogenase yields the protein MSKNYHIAVLPGDGIGPEVMNQAMKVLEAVRNRFSMRITTSQYDVGGIAIDRQGTPLPKATVEGCEQADAILFGSVGGPKWEHLPPAEQPERGALLPLRKHFKLFSNLRPAKLYPGLEEFCPLRADIAANGFDILCVRELTGGIYFGQPKGREGSGQHEKAFDTEVYHRFEIERIARIAFESARKRRHKVTSIDKANVLQSSILWREIVSEIGKEYPDVELAHMYIDNATMQLIKDPSQFDVLLCSNLFGDILSDECAMITGSMGMLPSASLNEQGFGLYEPAGGSAPDIAGKNIANPIAQILSLALLLRYSFDADDAASAIEHAINRVLEEGIRTGDLARGAAAVGTDEMGDIIARYVAEGV